Proteins encoded in a region of the Phocoena phocoena chromosome X, mPhoPho1.1, whole genome shotgun sequence genome:
- the LOC136143023 gene encoding LOW QUALITY PROTEIN: actin-like protein 7A (The sequence of the model RefSeq protein was modified relative to this genomic sequence to represent the inferred CDS: inserted 1 base in 1 codon; substituted 1 base at 1 genomic stop codon) has protein sequence MWAPQAAIIGDWPSERTGEQDSLQTQVLQTASLKDGPAKQXVWVRRNRSEPEEPTKSPVVNKKPKLELTKAVVVDLGTGYCKCGFAGLPKPTHMISPTVGKPYMETAKTGNSHKETFVWHELINPEVCLKLINLLRHGIIMDWGTVQAIWEYLFHQEMKIAPEEHATLVSDPPLSPHTNRQKYAEMLFETFKTPAMHIAYQSRLSMYSYRRTSGLVVEVGHSVSYVVPIYEGYPLPSITGRLDYVGSDLTTYLMGLMNNSEKHFTEDQLGIVEDIKKKCCFVALVPTEEKKVPATEHTIQYTLPDGQEIYLCQERFLCSEMFFKPSLIKSMQLGLHTQTVSCLNKCDITLKXDLMGYILLCGGSTMLSGFPNHRQKELRSMCPNDTPQVNMLPERDTAVWMGGSLLASLQGFQPLWVHRFEYEEHGPFFLYRRCF, from the exons ATGTGGGCTCCACAGGCGGCAATCATAGGGGATTGGCCTTCTGAGAGAACGGGTGAACAGGACTCCCTGCAGACACAGGTCCTCCAGACTGCCTCGTTAAAGGATGGCCCAGCGAAGC GAGTGTGGGTTCGCCGCAACCGTTCAGAGCCAGAAGAACCTACAAAATCACCTGTGGTCAATAAGAAGCCCAAGCTAGAGTTGACCAAAGCAGTGGTCGTGGACCTTGGCACGGGCTACTGTAAATGTGGCTTTGCCGGGCTGCCAAAGCCCACCCACATGATCTCACCCACAGTGGGCAAACCCTACATGGAGACGGCCAAAACTGGGAACAGTCACAAGGAGACATTTGTGTGGCACGAGCTTATCAACCCAGAAGTTTGTCTCAAGCTAATTAATCTTCTGCGACATGGCATCATCATGGACTGGGGTACAGTGCAGGCTATCtgggaatatcttttccatcaagagatgaagaTTGCCCCAGAGGAGCACGCCACCTTGGTTTCAGACCCACCCCTGAGCCCACACACAAATAGACAGAAGTATGCTGAAATGCTGTTTGAGACCTTCAAAACTCCCGCAATGCATATCGCCTACCAGTCCCGCCTGTCCATGTACTCCTACAGGAGGACCTCTGGCCTGGTTGTGGAGGTCGGCCACAGTGTGTCCTATGTAGTTCCCATCTACGAGGGCTATCCTTTGCCCAGCATCACTGGACGGCTGGACTATGTGGGTTCTGACCTGACGACCTACTTGATGGGCCTGATGAACAATTCAGAGAAACACTTCACTGAGGACCAGCTGGGCATTGTGGAGGACATCAAGAAGAAATGCTGCTTTGTGGCCCTGGTCCCCACTGAAGAGAAGAAAGTCCCAGCTACTGAGCATACAATCCAGTACACCCTGCCGGATGGGCAGGAGATATACCTGTGCCAGGAAAGGTTCCTCTGCTCAGAGATGTTCTTCAAGCCTTCTCTGATCAAGTCCATGCAGCTGGGCCTCCACACCCAGACAGTGTCCTGCCTTAACAAGTGTGACATCACCCTCAAATGAGACCTCATGGGGTATATCCTACTCTGTGGGGGGAGCACCATGCTCAGCGGTTTCCCTAACCATCGGCAGAAGGAGCTGAGAAGCATGTGTCCTAATGACACCCCCCAGGTAAACATGTTGCCCGAAAGAGACACTGCAGTGTGGATGGGTGGCTCCCTCCTAGCATCGCTTCAGGGCTTCCAACCACTGTGGGTCCACCGCTTTGAGTACGAGGAACATGGGCCTTTCTTCCTCTACAGAAGGTGCTTCTGA